In one Roseomonas haemaphysalidis genomic region, the following are encoded:
- the msrB gene encoding peptide-methionine (R)-S-oxide reductase MsrB, whose amino-acid sequence MSETQDYPVTFTDAEWRQRLSPEQYRVMRAHGTERPGSCALLQEKRAGVFSCAGCAQPLFEAGKKFESGTGWPSFDTPVEGGVATTTDRSHGMIRTEVHCARCGSHLGHVFPDGPPPTGLRYCINGVAMDFTPA is encoded by the coding sequence ATGAGCGAGACCCAGGACTACCCCGTCACCTTCACCGACGCCGAGTGGCGCCAGCGCCTGTCGCCCGAGCAGTACCGCGTGATGCGGGCCCACGGCACCGAGCGTCCCGGCTCCTGCGCCCTGCTGCAGGAAAAGCGTGCCGGCGTATTTTCCTGCGCCGGCTGCGCGCAGCCGCTGTTCGAGGCGGGCAAGAAGTTCGAAAGCGGCACCGGCTGGCCGTCCTTCGACACGCCGGTGGAAGGCGGCGTCGCCACCACCACGGACCGCAGCCATGGCATGATCCGCACCGAGGTGCACTGCGCCCGCTGCGGCAGCCACCTTGGCCACGTGTTCCCGGACGGCCCGCCGCCGACCGGCCTTCGCTACTGCATCAACGGCGTGGCGATGGACTTCACCCCCGCCTGA
- a CDS encoding sugar ABC transporter substrate-binding protein produces the protein MDQRDLPRGGRRALLAAAAAAPLLGGTATTAALAAEMGRSEKPLRAAFSNAGLQATWCAQGKAAAEYWGKLYNVDVTWFDGELNATRQRAAIDNMASQRWDFVAIQAFGIGTLTAPVRKMIDAGIPVIDMDTLIAPLDQVNVHSFLAPDNEFMGASVTEALMQAIGGEGTIIMTQGALGHTGAQGRARGFDSVVKRYPKVEVLDTQPGDWDVTKVARIWDTHLTKFPKISAAYFHNDDMALAAYNVMRAKGRTDIKIGGCDAMPPALAAVQDGRMLATVRNPSCRIHGGAIMAGVAAVVAGEKTGADGIPKSVITDGPVVTKANAGGMAWMQKHFLI, from the coding sequence ATGGACCAGCGAGACCTGCCACGCGGCGGTCGCCGTGCCCTGCTGGCTGCCGCCGCCGCGGCGCCGCTGCTGGGCGGCACGGCCACCACCGCCGCCCTGGCCGCCGAGATGGGGCGGTCCGAGAAGCCGTTGCGCGCCGCCTTCTCCAATGCCGGGCTGCAGGCCACATGGTGCGCCCAGGGCAAGGCCGCCGCGGAATACTGGGGCAAGCTGTACAACGTGGATGTCACGTGGTTCGACGGTGAGCTGAACGCCACCCGCCAGCGCGCGGCCATCGACAACATGGCGTCCCAGCGCTGGGACTTCGTGGCGATCCAGGCCTTCGGCATCGGCACCCTGACCGCGCCGGTGCGCAAGATGATCGATGCCGGCATCCCGGTGATCGACATGGACACGCTGATCGCGCCGCTGGACCAGGTGAACGTCCACAGCTTCCTGGCGCCGGACAACGAGTTCATGGGCGCCTCCGTCACCGAGGCGCTGATGCAGGCGATCGGCGGCGAGGGCACCATCATCATGACCCAGGGCGCGCTGGGCCACACCGGGGCGCAGGGGCGCGCGCGGGGCTTCGATTCTGTGGTCAAGCGCTACCCCAAGGTGGAGGTGCTGGACACCCAGCCGGGCGATTGGGACGTGACCAAGGTGGCGCGCATCTGGGACACGCACCTGACCAAGTTCCCCAAGATCAGCGCGGCCTACTTCCACAACGACGACATGGCGCTGGCCGCCTACAACGTCATGCGCGCCAAGGGCCGCACGGACATCAAGATCGGCGGCTGCGACGCCATGCCGCCCGCGCTGGCGGCGGTGCAGGACGGGCGCATGCTGGCCACCGTGCGCAACCCATCCTGTCGCATCCATGGCGGCGCCATCATGGCCGGCGTGGCGGCCGTGGTGGCGGGCGAGAAGACCGGCGCGGACGGCATCCCGAAAAGCGTGATCACGGACGGTCCCGTCGTCACCAAGGCCAATGCCGGGGGCATGGCCTGGATGCAGAAGCACTTTCTGATCTAG
- a CDS encoding SDR family NAD(P)-dependent oxidoreductase, producing the protein MTVQLPRTPSFRLDGQRALVTGAGRGIGLAMAAALAEAGAHVTLLARTATEIEEAAEAIRAEGGSADALCLDINEPAATAAVLAGQPAYDILVNNAGTNRPAAFTEVTVEDFDAVLDLNLRAAFFTAQAVAKRLVAEGRPGSIIHVSSQMGHVGGARRTVYCASKHALEGLTKAMAIDLAPHRIRVNSIGPTFIETPMTAPFFQDPAFRESVVSRIKLGRIGQVEELMGAVVFLASAASSLMTGSAMLVDGGWTAE; encoded by the coding sequence ATGACGGTGCAACTCCCCCGCACGCCATCCTTCCGGCTGGACGGGCAGCGGGCGCTGGTCACGGGGGCGGGGCGGGGCATCGGCCTCGCCATGGCCGCCGCGCTGGCCGAGGCAGGGGCGCATGTCACCCTGCTGGCCCGCACCGCGACCGAGATCGAGGAAGCCGCCGAGGCGATCCGCGCGGAAGGCGGCAGCGCCGACGCGCTATGCCTGGACATCAACGAACCGGCGGCCACCGCCGCTGTGCTGGCGGGGCAGCCCGCCTACGACATCCTGGTCAACAACGCCGGCACCAACCGCCCCGCCGCCTTCACCGAGGTGACGGTGGAGGATTTCGACGCGGTGCTGGACCTCAACCTGCGCGCCGCCTTTTTCACCGCCCAGGCTGTGGCCAAGCGGCTGGTGGCGGAAGGGCGGCCGGGCTCCATCATCCATGTGTCCTCGCAGATGGGGCATGTGGGCGGGGCGCGGCGCACGGTCTACTGCGCCAGCAAGCACGCGCTGGAAGGGCTGACCAAGGCCATGGCCATCGACCTCGCGCCGCACCGCATCCGGGTCAACAGCATCGGCCCCACCTTTATCGAGACGCCGATGACCGCGCCGTTCTTTCAGGACCCCGCATTCCGCGAAAGCGTCGTATCGCGCATCAAGCTCGGGCGTATCGGGCAGGTGGAGGAGCTGATGGGCGCGGTGGTGTTCCTGGCCTCGGCCGCCTCCTCGCTGATGACCGGCTCGGCGATGCTGGTCGATGGCGGGTGGACGGCGGAGTAG
- a CDS encoding septal ring lytic transglycosylase RlpA family protein, which produces MRVMRCLAVGLVLALAGGSEPASSRERTSHGVSSAQQGPKVAKPQRGRASFYANRFHGRRMANGRRFDRNSNMAASRSLPLGSRAQVRNLENGRTAIVSIQDRGPFTRGRVLDVSPSVATQLGMREQGTAMVEIVPLPAGGGAG; this is translated from the coding sequence ATGCGGGTGATGAGGTGTTTGGCGGTCGGGCTGGTCCTGGCCCTGGCGGGCGGCAGCGAGCCGGCGTCCAGCCGCGAGCGGACAAGCCACGGCGTCAGCAGCGCGCAGCAGGGCCCCAAGGTCGCCAAGCCGCAGCGGGGCCGGGCATCCTTCTACGCCAACCGCTTTCACGGGCGGCGCATGGCCAATGGCCGGCGATTCGACCGCAACTCCAACATGGCGGCGTCCCGCAGCCTGCCACTCGGCAGCCGGGCGCAGGTGCGGAACCTAGAAAACGGCCGCACCGCCATTGTCAGCATCCAGGACCGCGGGCCGTTCACCCGCGGCCGCGTGCTCGATGTCAGCCCCAGCGTCGCCACCCAGCTCGGCATGCGCGAGCAGGGCACCGCGATGGTCGAGATCGTGCCGCTGCCCGCCGGCGGCGGCGCCGGCTAG
- a CDS encoding LacI family DNA-binding transcriptional regulator, with product MSKPPAAPPRRPERAATAHDVARRAGVSQSAVSRAFTPGASVSAATRARVEEAAAALGYRPNLIARSLITRRSSIVGVAVAYLDNPFYAALLDALSVALEATGHRVLLFTARPGANTDPILEEVLRYRVDALVLASVGLSSRFARECRQAGVPVVLVNRRSEDDGAACITGDNAGGAALIARFLAAGGHRRPAFLAGLEDASTSREREAGFATELAALGFGPPLRAVGHYDFGRAEAATRVLLSAAAPPDALFCANDHMGFAALGVARREFGGLPVSVVGFDDAGPAGWAALGLTTYSQPLRPMVDRVVTALMRQMLAPDEAPLRETVPGALLLRGSAREPHDGVSLQDGERVWRG from the coding sequence ATGTCCAAGCCTCCTGCTGCCCCGCCCCGCCGCCCCGAGCGTGCCGCCACGGCCCATGACGTGGCGCGGCGGGCGGGCGTGTCCCAGTCGGCGGTGTCGCGGGCCTTCACGCCGGGCGCCAGCGTGTCGGCCGCCACCCGGGCGCGGGTGGAGGAAGCGGCGGCGGCGCTGGGCTACCGGCCCAACCTGATCGCACGGTCGCTGATCACGCGGCGGTCCAGCATCGTGGGCGTCGCCGTGGCCTATCTGGACAATCCCTTCTACGCGGCGTTGCTGGACGCCCTGTCCGTGGCGCTGGAAGCCACCGGGCACCGCGTGCTGCTGTTCACCGCCCGCCCCGGCGCCAACACGGACCCGATCCTGGAGGAGGTGCTGCGCTACCGGGTGGATGCGCTGGTGCTGGCTTCGGTCGGCCTGTCGTCGCGCTTTGCGCGGGAATGCCGCCAGGCGGGGGTGCCGGTGGTGCTGGTCAACCGCCGCAGCGAGGACGATGGCGCCGCCTGCATCACCGGCGACAACGCCGGCGGCGCGGCGCTGATCGCGCGCTTTCTGGCCGCCGGCGGGCACCGGCGGCCGGCGTTTCTGGCCGGGCTGGAAGACGCCTCCACCAGCCGCGAGCGCGAAGCGGGGTTCGCCACCGAATTGGCGGCGCTGGGGTTCGGCCCGCCGCTGCGCGCGGTGGGGCATTACGACTTCGGGCGGGCGGAGGCCGCCACGCGCGTGCTGTTGTCCGCCGCCGCGCCGCCCGACGCGCTGTTCTGTGCCAACGACCACATGGGCTTCGCGGCCCTGGGGGTGGCGCGGCGGGAATTCGGCGGGCTGCCGGTGTCCGTGGTGGGGTTCGACGATGCCGGGCCGGCCGGCTGGGCGGCGCTGGGCCTGACCACCTACAGCCAGCCCTTGCGACCCATGGTGGACCGCGTGGTGACGGCCCTGATGCGCCAGATGCTGGCGCCGGACGAGGCCCCGCTGCGGGAAACCGTGCCAGGGGCGCTGCTGCTGCGCGGTTCCGCCCGGGAGCCGCATGACGGGGTTTCGTTGCAGGATGGCGAACGGGTCTGGCGCGGCTGA
- a CDS encoding sugar ABC transporter ATP-binding protein — protein sequence MVTEQGALLELHGVSKRFAGVLALDGVDFTLGRGEIHGLVGENGAGKSTLMKIIAGVHGQFEGEMRLDGQPIRLRSPRDARDAGIGMVHQELSIVPALSVAENVLLGRQPLNGLGLVSWRRMRDMAQAQLRELGIEVDPAAAAGDLPLGLQQMIELARVLLSGARILILDEPTSALSPPEVERLFSLLERLRASGRSVVFISHFLDDVLRISDAVTVFRNGRRVDGAAARDIDKTWLIERMIGRGHERLEESLAGTRLLPPRSNTPVVLDAAGLGVAGLFDDATLRVHAGEVLGIYGFMGSGQLELARALSGKLPLDHGTVRVDGKAARLRGGTPAAKRAGIAFVPESRRAMLFAPEPVYRNISISILERIGRLLVHPRRERDIAEGHVRRLGVRPAQVDLPVGQLSGGNQQKVALARWLTHLPRVLLLSEPTRGMDVGAKDDVVRIVRALRAEGIGIVVVSSEPETVLSLADRILVMRRGTLAREFAGEAVGKDHLLEAA from the coding sequence ATGGTGACGGAACAGGGAGCGCTGCTGGAACTGCACGGCGTGTCCAAGCGCTTCGCCGGCGTGTTGGCGCTGGACGGCGTGGACTTCACCCTGGGCCGTGGCGAGATCCACGGCCTGGTCGGCGAGAACGGCGCCGGCAAAAGTACGCTGATGAAGATCATCGCCGGCGTGCACGGGCAGTTCGAGGGGGAGATGCGGCTGGATGGCCAGCCCATCCGCCTGCGCTCCCCGCGCGACGCGCGGGATGCCGGCATCGGCATGGTGCATCAGGAACTGTCCATCGTGCCCGCGCTGTCCGTGGCGGAAAATGTGCTGCTCGGCCGGCAGCCGCTGAACGGGCTTGGGCTGGTGTCCTGGCGGCGCATGCGCGACATGGCGCAGGCGCAGCTCCGGGAACTGGGCATCGAGGTCGACCCTGCGGCGGCGGCCGGCGACCTGCCGCTCGGCCTGCAGCAGATGATCGAGCTGGCGCGCGTGCTGCTGTCCGGCGCGCGCATCCTGATCCTGGACGAGCCGACCTCCGCGCTGTCCCCGCCGGAAGTGGAGCGGCTGTTCTCGCTGCTGGAGCGGCTGCGGGCATCCGGCCGCAGCGTGGTGTTCATCTCGCACTTCCTGGACGACGTCCTGCGGATCTCCGACGCCGTCACCGTGTTCCGCAACGGCCGTCGCGTCGACGGCGCGGCGGCGCGCGACATCGACAAGACCTGGCTGATCGAGCGCATGATCGGCCGTGGGCACGAGCGGCTGGAGGAAAGCCTGGCCGGCACGCGCCTGCTGCCGCCGCGGTCAAACACGCCGGTGGTGCTGGATGCCGCCGGCCTCGGCGTCGCCGGGCTGTTCGACGACGCCACGCTGCGCGTGCATGCCGGCGAGGTGCTGGGCATCTACGGCTTCATGGGATCGGGGCAGCTGGAATTGGCGCGCGCGCTGTCCGGCAAGCTGCCGCTGGACCACGGCACGGTGCGGGTGGACGGAAAGGCGGCACGACTGCGCGGCGGCACGCCGGCGGCAAAGCGCGCCGGCATCGCCTTCGTGCCGGAAAGCCGCCGCGCCATGCTGTTCGCGCCCGAGCCGGTGTACCGCAACATCAGTATCTCCATCCTGGAACGCATCGGGCGCCTGCTGGTGCACCCGCGCCGGGAGCGCGACATCGCGGAGGGCCATGTGCGCCGGCTCGGCGTGCGCCCGGCGCAGGTGGACCTGCCGGTGGGGCAGCTGTCCGGCGGCAACCAGCAGAAGGTGGCGCTGGCCCGCTGGCTGACCCACCTGCCGCGCGTGCTGCTGCTGAGCGAGCCGACCCGTGGCATGGACGTGGGCGCCAAGGACGACGTGGTGCGCATCGTGCGCGCGCTGCGGGCGGAGGGCATCGGCATCGTGGTCGTGTCGTCGGAGCCGGAAACGGTGCTGTCGCTGGCGGACCGGATCCTGGTGATGCGGCGTGGCACGCTGGCGCGCGAATTCGCCGGCGAGGCGGTGGGCAAGGACCACCTGCTGGAAGCGGCCTGA
- the hisD gene encoding histidinol dehydrogenase: MAQWLKRGTDVEAAKTADKQVRETVEAILLDIEARGDAAVRELSVRFDKWDRDGYRLSSSEIQDCMGQLKDRDLEDIAFAQKQVKNFAQAQRDAFKDVEVETLPGVVLGHKNVPVNSVGCYVPGGKYPLLASAHMSVITAKVAGVPRIITAAPPYQGKPAPAIVAAQHMAGADEIYCLGGIQAIGAMALGTESIESVDMLVGPGNAFVAEAKRQLYGRVGIDLFAGPTETLVIADESVDGEMCATDLLGQAEHGPDSPAILLTTSEKLARDTMAQVERLLGILPTADIARKAWESHGAVIVAEDDAEMLKIADQIASEHVQVMTRDPDWFLNNMTNYGALFLGPRTNVAYGDKVIGTNHTLPTKKAARYTGGLWVGKFLKTCTYQRVLTDEASAMIGEYCSRLCALEGFIGHGEQANLRVRRFGGKNVPYGAAAE, from the coding sequence ATGGCCCAGTGGCTCAAGCGCGGCACCGATGTCGAGGCGGCGAAGACCGCGGACAAGCAGGTCCGGGAAACGGTGGAAGCCATTCTGCTGGACATCGAGGCACGCGGCGACGCCGCGGTGCGCGAGCTGTCCGTGCGCTTCGATAAGTGGGACCGGGACGGCTACCGCCTCAGCTCCTCGGAGATCCAGGACTGCATGGGCCAGCTCAAGGACCGTGACCTGGAGGACATCGCCTTCGCGCAGAAGCAGGTGAAGAACTTCGCCCAGGCGCAGCGCGACGCCTTCAAGGACGTGGAGGTCGAGACGCTGCCGGGCGTCGTGCTGGGCCACAAGAACGTGCCGGTCAACTCCGTGGGTTGCTACGTGCCGGGCGGCAAGTACCCGCTGCTGGCCTCCGCCCACATGTCCGTCATCACCGCCAAGGTGGCGGGCGTGCCGCGCATCATCACCGCGGCCCCGCCCTACCAGGGCAAGCCGGCGCCGGCCATCGTCGCCGCGCAGCACATGGCGGGCGCGGACGAGATCTATTGCCTGGGCGGCATCCAGGCGATCGGCGCCATGGCGCTGGGCACGGAAAGCATCGAGAGCGTGGACATGCTGGTCGGCCCCGGCAATGCATTCGTGGCCGAGGCCAAGCGCCAGCTCTACGGCCGCGTCGGCATCGACCTGTTCGCCGGCCCGACGGAAACGCTGGTGATCGCCGATGAGAGCGTGGACGGCGAGATGTGCGCGACCGACCTGCTGGGCCAGGCGGAGCACGGCCCGGACTCGCCTGCCATCCTGCTGACCACCTCCGAGAAGCTGGCGCGCGATACCATGGCGCAGGTGGAGCGCCTGCTTGGCATCCTGCCCACCGCCGACATCGCCCGGAAGGCCTGGGAAAGCCACGGCGCCGTGATCGTCGCGGAGGACGATGCGGAGATGCTGAAGATCGCCGACCAGATCGCTTCCGAGCACGTGCAGGTGATGACGCGCGACCCGGACTGGTTCCTGAACAACATGACCAACTACGGCGCGCTGTTTCTCGGCCCGCGCACCAACGTGGCCTATGGCGACAAGGTGATCGGCACCAACCACACGCTGCCGACCAAGAAGGCAGCGCGCTACACGGGCGGCCTGTGGGTCGGCAAGTTCCTCAAGACCTGCACCTACCAGCGGGTGCTGACGGACGAGGCCTCGGCGATGATCGGTGAATACTGCTCGCGCCTGTGCGCGCTGGAAGGCTTCATCGGCCATGGCGAGCAGGCCAACCTGCGCGTGCGCCGCTTCGGCGGCAAGAACGTGCCCTATGGCGCCGCCGCCGAATGA
- a CDS encoding DUF2937 family protein gives MRRFLGRWLSDFLRLGLGLGLAIGAMQLPALAASYGTALLQVAEGARRDIDQRKQVAGQFYRWDGTLTDGAAIDALRGPEPANAEGLAGSVRREQQLREAEARLRARPALLRPVQAAWDWPSGGDEVRAVLRLALDTHVPQVVLSLAGATYGLAGLLLGLLVANLLVAVGGRERVPPPPRPGRSVADRRTPSLRA, from the coding sequence ATGCGGCGATTCCTCGGGCGGTGGCTGTCGGACTTCCTGCGGCTGGGGCTGGGCCTGGGGCTGGCCATCGGCGCCATGCAGCTGCCCGCCCTGGCCGCCTCCTACGGCACCGCGCTGCTGCAGGTGGCCGAAGGCGCGCGGCGCGACATCGACCAGCGCAAGCAGGTCGCCGGCCAGTTCTACCGCTGGGACGGCACCCTCACCGACGGCGCCGCGATCGACGCGCTGCGCGGCCCGGAGCCCGCCAACGCGGAAGGCCTCGCAGGTTCGGTCCGGCGCGAGCAGCAGCTGCGCGAGGCCGAAGCCCGGCTTCGCGCCCGCCCCGCCTTGCTGCGGCCGGTGCAGGCGGCGTGGGACTGGCCATCGGGTGGTGACGAGGTCCGCGCCGTGCTGCGCCTCGCGCTGGACACCCATGTGCCACAGGTCGTGCTGTCGCTGGCCGGGGCGACCTATGGCTTGGCGGGGCTGCTGCTGGGCTTGCTCGTCGCCAACTTGCTTGTTGCCGTCGGGGGGCGCGAACGGGTGCCGCCGCCGCCGCGCCCCGGCCGCTCCGTGGCGGACCGCCGGACGCCCTCGCTGCGGGCCTGA
- a CDS encoding ABC transporter permease encodes MSAPLTDHAAPPAPLWQRLGGQLRNLAPFATLIALVVLFSLLSPSFATLGNLGNVLQQVSITAIIAVGLTYVILCAEIDLSVASVANAAGILLAFFTLQDSSVNIANLPLPGLLAIALTLAGALALGAITAFGVTWIGIPSFIMTLAMLQIGNGIGALLVRGQIAYNVPDLVVALGSGSIGPVPWIVLIAALVLLVGHLVLAYTRFGRYVYMVGGNREAAEHSGVAVKAVVAGVMMISALCSGIAGMLGVAYFGSAQQNQFDNYLLDAISAVVVGGTSLFGGQGGIGNTIVGVLVLGVLNNGLDHVRMDSFLKILIRGMVLLLALVVNVYAQRLRARGRVAS; translated from the coding sequence ATGTCCGCACCCCTGACCGACCATGCCGCGCCGCCGGCGCCGCTCTGGCAGCGCCTCGGCGGGCAGCTGCGCAACCTCGCGCCCTTCGCGACGCTGATCGCGCTGGTCGTGCTGTTCAGCCTGCTGAGCCCGTCCTTCGCCACGCTGGGCAACCTCGGCAACGTGCTGCAGCAGGTGTCCATCACCGCCATCATCGCGGTGGGGCTGACCTACGTGATCCTTTGCGCGGAGATCGACCTCAGCGTCGCCTCCGTCGCCAACGCCGCCGGCATCCTGCTGGCTTTCTTCACGCTGCAGGACAGCAGCGTGAACATCGCCAACCTGCCGCTGCCGGGACTGCTGGCGATCGCGCTGACGCTGGCGGGGGCATTGGCGCTGGGGGCCATCACCGCTTTCGGCGTCACCTGGATCGGCATCCCGTCCTTTATCATGACGCTGGCCATGCTGCAGATCGGCAACGGCATCGGCGCGCTGCTGGTGCGCGGGCAGATCGCCTACAACGTGCCCGACCTGGTCGTGGCGCTGGGCAGCGGCTCCATCGGGCCGGTGCCGTGGATCGTGCTGATCGCGGCGCTGGTGCTGCTGGTGGGGCACCTGGTGCTCGCCTACACGCGCTTCGGCCGCTACGTCTACATGGTGGGCGGCAACCGCGAGGCGGCCGAGCATTCCGGCGTGGCGGTGAAGGCAGTGGTGGCGGGGGTGATGATGATCTCCGCCCTGTGCTCCGGCATCGCGGGCATGCTCGGCGTCGCCTATTTCGGCAGCGCGCAGCAGAACCAGTTCGACAACTACCTGCTGGATGCCATCTCGGCCGTGGTGGTGGGCGGCACCAGCCTGTTCGGCGGGCAGGGGGGCATCGGCAACACCATCGTCGGCGTCTTGGTGCTGGGTGTGCTGAACAACGGGCTGGACCACGTCCGCATGGACAGCTTCCTGAAGATCCTGATCCGCGGGATGGTGCTGCTGCTGGCGCTGGTGGTGAACGTCTACGCGCAG
- a CDS encoding 3-hydroxyacyl-CoA dehydrogenase has translation MTAAVKVAVIGTGLVGSGWAVVFARAGCDVALYDSVPGAAERGREVVAQQLRDLAAHGLIAEAPEAVLGRVSVARDLADALSGAAYAQESTFERLDVKREVFSAIDAAIGPDTLVGSSSSGIPASAYTDHVACRSRCLVAHPVNPPSLAPVVELVPAPWTAPETVRSVRALMEQVGQSPVEMTREIEGFILNRLQGVLLMEAWRLVEEGYATAEDVDRTVKDGLGLRWAFMGPFETIDLNAPGGVADYARRLGPLYRSIAASTAEHKVWDDAVIGTVEAQRRAVLPADGLAERRAWRDRRLMALAAHKKDAEA, from the coding sequence ATGACCGCCGCCGTGAAGGTCGCCGTGATCGGCACGGGGCTGGTGGGCAGCGGCTGGGCGGTGGTCTTCGCCCGCGCCGGCTGCGACGTGGCGCTTTATGACAGCGTGCCCGGCGCGGCGGAGCGGGGCAGGGAGGTGGTGGCGCAGCAGCTGCGCGACCTCGCGGCCCACGGGCTGATCGCCGAGGCGCCGGAAGCGGTGCTCGGGCGCGTCAGCGTGGCGCGGGACCTGGCCGATGCGCTGTCCGGCGCCGCCTATGCCCAGGAAAGCACCTTCGAGCGGTTGGACGTGAAGCGCGAGGTCTTCTCGGCCATCGATGCCGCGATCGGGCCGGACACGCTGGTCGGCTCCTCCTCCTCCGGCATCCCGGCCTCGGCCTATACCGACCACGTGGCCTGCCGGTCGCGCTGCCTGGTGGCGCACCCGGTCAACCCGCCCTCGCTGGCGCCGGTGGTGGAGCTGGTGCCCGCGCCCTGGACGGCGCCCGAAACGGTGCGGTCGGTGCGTGCCCTGATGGAGCAGGTCGGCCAGTCCCCGGTGGAGATGACGCGGGAGATCGAGGGCTTCATCCTCAACCGCCTGCAGGGCGTGCTGCTGATGGAAGCATGGCGGCTGGTCGAGGAAGGCTATGCCACGGCCGAGGACGTGGACCGCACCGTCAAGGACGGGCTGGGCCTGCGCTGGGCCTTCATGGGCCCCTTCGAGACCATCGACCTCAACGCGCCCGGCGGCGTGGCCGACTACGCCCGCCGGCTGGGCCCGTTGTACCGGTCCATCGCCGCCTCGACCGCCGAGCACAAGGTCTGGGATGACGCGGTCATCGGCACGGTGGAGGCGCAGCGCCGCGCCGTCCTGCCGGCCGACGGCCTGGCGGAGCGCCGCGCCTGGCGGGACCGCCGGCTGATGGCCCTGGCCGCCCACAAGAAGGACGCCGAGGCATGA
- the modD gene encoding ModD protein codes for MTFLIPNARLDAMLREDAPYGDLTTLALGIGEERGQAVLRAGTTMTLCGAEEAEALFRLAGCGEVHRVAASGALLEEGGTILTASGPAAGLQLAARAAQRLMETASGVATRAARIRAEARTARPDVVVAATRQHLPGIKDIMIKAIMTGGCVPHRLGLSDSILVLAQHRAFLGREPAHRWVSRLRAAQPGRKVVVEAGTVDEAVLLAHAGVDMVQCVDLSPEQFAEVARALADHAGRPLLAAAGPVDEGSAAAYARAGADMLVTAAPYAAPPLAVRVTLERLG; via the coding sequence ATGACCTTTCTGATCCCGAACGCCCGGCTGGACGCCATGCTGCGCGAGGACGCGCCCTATGGCGACCTGACCACCCTGGCGTTGGGGATCGGCGAGGAACGGGGCCAGGCGGTGCTGCGCGCCGGCACCACCATGACCCTGTGCGGTGCCGAGGAGGCCGAGGCGCTGTTCCGCCTCGCCGGCTGCGGCGAGGTGCACCGGGTCGCGGCCTCCGGCGCGCTGCTGGAAGAAGGCGGCACCATCCTGACCGCCAGCGGCCCGGCGGCCGGGTTGCAGCTCGCCGCCCGGGCGGCGCAGCGGCTGATGGAAACCGCATCCGGTGTGGCCACGCGCGCCGCGCGCATCCGCGCCGAGGCCCGCACCGCGCGGCCGGACGTGGTGGTCGCCGCCACCCGGCAGCACCTGCCGGGCATCAAGGACATCATGATCAAGGCCATCATGACCGGCGGCTGCGTGCCGCACCGGCTCGGCCTGTCCGACAGCATCCTGGTGCTGGCGCAGCACCGGGCATTCCTGGGGCGCGAGCCCGCGCACCGCTGGGTCAGCCGCCTGCGCGCCGCGCAGCCCGGCCGCAAGGTGGTGGTGGAAGCCGGCACGGTGGACGAGGCGGTGCTGCTGGCCCATGCCGGTGTCGACATGGTGCAGTGCGTCGATCTCTCGCCCGAGCAATTCGCCGAGGTCGCGCGCGCCCTGGCCGACCATGCCGGCCGCCCGCTGCTGGCCGCCGCCGGGCCGGTGGACGAGGGCAGCGCCGCCGCCTATGCCCGGGCGGGGGCTGACATGCTGGTGACCGCCGCTCCCTACGCCGCGCCGCCGCTGGCGGTGAGGGTCACGCTGGAGCGCCTTGGCTAG